Proteins from one Scylla paramamosain isolate STU-SP2022 chromosome 3, ASM3559412v1, whole genome shotgun sequence genomic window:
- the LOC135095231 gene encoding uncharacterized protein LOC135095231 isoform X3 has protein sequence MAIGGRLSDVNVLCLIVVFALHAWSVLEGHVLVSRAGQLYQKPVSVPEVVDERDCVFPFWWKSKLHNNCTRLDRPDHWCATQINDAGAPVTSGYCKKFLVGPLPAQPTPTMDDDPDLHEDCEVPFYYNKKTFTNCTMEDSKRPWCAVEVDQLRKPIRIKFCRGKEGIVYHGKHVEATRKSRGPESNGPITTKNGEACVVPYKFKGKVHMGCYCDGISPCWCPLRISSDYYPLDSDYCADNDTVVPIEHLQVNMSDVPMTVRNGPCTFPFVYNGLAYTECACVDAPECWCAVSLTQTNEPAVSDYCKDFLIGEIPTVPPPAYGPCINITKDGWACHLPFTYNGRNYTQCTTEGRDRLWCATLLDEQGDIVQWGYCADDDLWDDAVGERRQ, from the exons ATGGCGATTGGCGGGAGGCTCAGTGATGTGAATGTCTTGTGCCTCATTGTGGTATTTGCTCTTCATGCTTG GTCAGTGCTGGAGGGACATGTGCTTGTGTCTCGCGCAGGACAGCTCTATCAAAAACCCGTGTCAG taCCTGAAGTGGTGGATGAAAGGGACTGCGTGTTTCCATTTTGGTGGAAGAGCAAATTGCACAACAACTGCACACGTCTGGACCGCCCTGACCACTGGTGCGCCACTCAGATCAACGATGCAGGAGCTCCAGTAACCTCTGGCTATTGTAAAA AATTCCTGGTGGGTCCCCTTCCGGCTCAGCCTACTCCAACAATGGATGACG ATCCTGACCTCCACGAAGACTGCGAGGTGCCGTTTTATTACAACAAGAAGACCTTCACCAACTGCACCATGGAGGACTCGAAGCGGCCGTGGTGCGCCGTGGAAGTGGATCAGCTGCGCAAGCCCATAAGAATCAAATTTTGCCGCGGAAAGGAGGGAATTG TGTACCATGGAAAGCATGTTGAGG CAACCAGAAAATCAAGAGGACCTGAATCAAACG GTCCCATAACCACAAAGAACGGGGAGGCGTGTGTCGTCCCATACAAATTCAAAGGGAAGGTGCACATGGGCTGTTACTGTGATGGGATATCGCCGTGTTGGTGTCCCCTTCGCATCAGCTCCGACTACTACCCACTAGACTCCGACTACTGTGCAG ACAACGACACCGTGGTACCCATCGAGCACCTCCAGGTCAACATGTCAG aTGTGCCAATGACTGTTCGAAACGGGCCATGTACGTTTCCTTTCGTGTACAATGGGTTAGCCTATACAGAGTGTGCATGTGTAGACGCCCCGGAGTGCTGGTGTGCCGTGTCCCTCACACAGACTAATGAACCAGCAGTGAGTGACTATTGCAAAG ACTTTTTGATTGGGGAAATTCCTACCGTGCCTCCTCCTGCCTACG GTCCTTGCATCAATATTACTAAGGACGGGTGGGCGTGTCACCTCCCCTTCACCTATAATGGACGAAACTACACCCAATGCACCACCGAGGGACGCGACCGCCTCTGGTGCGCCACGCTGCTGGACGAACAAGGCGACATCGTTCAATGGGGATACTGTGCCGACG
- the LOC135095231 gene encoding epididymal sperm-binding protein 1-like isoform X5 yields the protein MAIGGRLSDVNVLCLIVVFALHAWSVLEGHVLVSRAGQLYQKPVSVPEVVDERDCVFPFWWKSKLHNNCTRLDRPDHWCATQINDAGAPVTSGYCKKFLVGPLPAQPTPTMDDGVFIPATRKSRGPESNGPITTKNGEACVVPYKFKGKVHMGCYCDGISPCWCPLRISSDYYPLDSDYCADNDTVVPIEHLQVNMSDVPMTVRNGPCTFPFVYNGLAYTECACVDAPECWCAVSLTQTNEPAVSDYCKDFLIGEIPTVPPPAYGPCINITKDGWACHLPFTYNGRNYTQCTTEGRDRLWCATLLDEQGDIVQWGYCADDDLWDDAVGERRQ from the exons ATGGCGATTGGCGGGAGGCTCAGTGATGTGAATGTCTTGTGCCTCATTGTGGTATTTGCTCTTCATGCTTG GTCAGTGCTGGAGGGACATGTGCTTGTGTCTCGCGCAGGACAGCTCTATCAAAAACCCGTGTCAG taCCTGAAGTGGTGGATGAAAGGGACTGCGTGTTTCCATTTTGGTGGAAGAGCAAATTGCACAACAACTGCACACGTCTGGACCGCCCTGACCACTGGTGCGCCACTCAGATCAACGATGCAGGAGCTCCAGTAACCTCTGGCTATTGTAAAA AATTCCTGGTGGGTCCCCTTCCGGCTCAGCCTACTCCAACAATGGATGACG GTGTTTTCATCCCAGCAACCAGAAAATCAAGAGGACCTGAATCAAACG GTCCCATAACCACAAAGAACGGGGAGGCGTGTGTCGTCCCATACAAATTCAAAGGGAAGGTGCACATGGGCTGTTACTGTGATGGGATATCGCCGTGTTGGTGTCCCCTTCGCATCAGCTCCGACTACTACCCACTAGACTCCGACTACTGTGCAG ACAACGACACCGTGGTACCCATCGAGCACCTCCAGGTCAACATGTCAG aTGTGCCAATGACTGTTCGAAACGGGCCATGTACGTTTCCTTTCGTGTACAATGGGTTAGCCTATACAGAGTGTGCATGTGTAGACGCCCCGGAGTGCTGGTGTGCCGTGTCCCTCACACAGACTAATGAACCAGCAGTGAGTGACTATTGCAAAG ACTTTTTGATTGGGGAAATTCCTACCGTGCCTCCTCCTGCCTACG GTCCTTGCATCAATATTACTAAGGACGGGTGGGCGTGTCACCTCCCCTTCACCTATAATGGACGAAACTACACCCAATGCACCACCGAGGGACGCGACCGCCTCTGGTGCGCCACGCTGCTGGACGAACAAGGCGACATCGTTCAATGGGGATACTGTGCCGACG
- the LOC135095231 gene encoding uncharacterized protein LOC135095231 isoform X2, which yields MAIGGRLSDVNVLCLIVVFALHAWSVLEGHVLVSRAGQLYQKPVSVPEVVDERDCVFPFWWKSKLHNNCTRLDRPDHWCATQINDAGAPVTSGYCKKFLVGPLPAQPTPTMDDDPDLHEDCEVPFYYNKKTFTNCTMEDSKRPWCAVEVDQLRKPIRIKFCRGKEGIVYHGKHVEGVFIPATRKSRGPESNGPITTKNGEACVVPYKFKGKVHMGCYCDGISPCWCPLRISSDYYPLDSDYCADNDTVVPIEHLQVNMSDVPMTVRNGPCTFPFVYNGLAYTECACVDAPECWCAVSLTQTNEPAVSDYCKDFLIGEIPTVPPPAYGPCINITKDGWACHLPFTYNGRNYTQCTTEGRDRLWCATLLDEQGDIVQWGYCADDDLWDDAVGERRQ from the exons ATGGCGATTGGCGGGAGGCTCAGTGATGTGAATGTCTTGTGCCTCATTGTGGTATTTGCTCTTCATGCTTG GTCAGTGCTGGAGGGACATGTGCTTGTGTCTCGCGCAGGACAGCTCTATCAAAAACCCGTGTCAG taCCTGAAGTGGTGGATGAAAGGGACTGCGTGTTTCCATTTTGGTGGAAGAGCAAATTGCACAACAACTGCACACGTCTGGACCGCCCTGACCACTGGTGCGCCACTCAGATCAACGATGCAGGAGCTCCAGTAACCTCTGGCTATTGTAAAA AATTCCTGGTGGGTCCCCTTCCGGCTCAGCCTACTCCAACAATGGATGACG ATCCTGACCTCCACGAAGACTGCGAGGTGCCGTTTTATTACAACAAGAAGACCTTCACCAACTGCACCATGGAGGACTCGAAGCGGCCGTGGTGCGCCGTGGAAGTGGATCAGCTGCGCAAGCCCATAAGAATCAAATTTTGCCGCGGAAAGGAGGGAATTG TGTACCATGGAAAGCATGTTGAGG GTGTTTTCATCCCAGCAACCAGAAAATCAAGAGGACCTGAATCAAACG GTCCCATAACCACAAAGAACGGGGAGGCGTGTGTCGTCCCATACAAATTCAAAGGGAAGGTGCACATGGGCTGTTACTGTGATGGGATATCGCCGTGTTGGTGTCCCCTTCGCATCAGCTCCGACTACTACCCACTAGACTCCGACTACTGTGCAG ACAACGACACCGTGGTACCCATCGAGCACCTCCAGGTCAACATGTCAG aTGTGCCAATGACTGTTCGAAACGGGCCATGTACGTTTCCTTTCGTGTACAATGGGTTAGCCTATACAGAGTGTGCATGTGTAGACGCCCCGGAGTGCTGGTGTGCCGTGTCCCTCACACAGACTAATGAACCAGCAGTGAGTGACTATTGCAAAG ACTTTTTGATTGGGGAAATTCCTACCGTGCCTCCTCCTGCCTACG GTCCTTGCATCAATATTACTAAGGACGGGTGGGCGTGTCACCTCCCCTTCACCTATAATGGACGAAACTACACCCAATGCACCACCGAGGGACGCGACCGCCTCTGGTGCGCCACGCTGCTGGACGAACAAGGCGACATCGTTCAATGGGGATACTGTGCCGACG
- the LOC135095231 gene encoding uncharacterized protein LOC135095231 isoform X1 has product MAIGGRLSDVNVLCLIVVFALHAWSVLEGHVLVSRAGQLYQKPVSVPEVVDERDCVFPFWWKSKLHNNCTRLDRPDHWCATQINDAGAPVTSGYCKKFLVGPLPAQPTPTMDDDPDLHEDCEVPFYYNKKTFTNCTMEDSKRPWCAVEVDQLRKPIRIKFCRGKEGIVYHGKHVEVLRLSEGVFIPATRKSRGPESNGPITTKNGEACVVPYKFKGKVHMGCYCDGISPCWCPLRISSDYYPLDSDYCADNDTVVPIEHLQVNMSDVPMTVRNGPCTFPFVYNGLAYTECACVDAPECWCAVSLTQTNEPAVSDYCKDFLIGEIPTVPPPAYGPCINITKDGWACHLPFTYNGRNYTQCTTEGRDRLWCATLLDEQGDIVQWGYCADDDLWDDAVGERRQ; this is encoded by the exons ATGGCGATTGGCGGGAGGCTCAGTGATGTGAATGTCTTGTGCCTCATTGTGGTATTTGCTCTTCATGCTTG GTCAGTGCTGGAGGGACATGTGCTTGTGTCTCGCGCAGGACAGCTCTATCAAAAACCCGTGTCAG taCCTGAAGTGGTGGATGAAAGGGACTGCGTGTTTCCATTTTGGTGGAAGAGCAAATTGCACAACAACTGCACACGTCTGGACCGCCCTGACCACTGGTGCGCCACTCAGATCAACGATGCAGGAGCTCCAGTAACCTCTGGCTATTGTAAAA AATTCCTGGTGGGTCCCCTTCCGGCTCAGCCTACTCCAACAATGGATGACG ATCCTGACCTCCACGAAGACTGCGAGGTGCCGTTTTATTACAACAAGAAGACCTTCACCAACTGCACCATGGAGGACTCGAAGCGGCCGTGGTGCGCCGTGGAAGTGGATCAGCTGCGCAAGCCCATAAGAATCAAATTTTGCCGCGGAAAGGAGGGAATTG TGTACCATGGAAAGCATGTTGAGG TATTGCGTCTCTCTGAAGGTGTTTTCATCCCAGCAACCAGAAAATCAAGAGGACCTGAATCAAACG GTCCCATAACCACAAAGAACGGGGAGGCGTGTGTCGTCCCATACAAATTCAAAGGGAAGGTGCACATGGGCTGTTACTGTGATGGGATATCGCCGTGTTGGTGTCCCCTTCGCATCAGCTCCGACTACTACCCACTAGACTCCGACTACTGTGCAG ACAACGACACCGTGGTACCCATCGAGCACCTCCAGGTCAACATGTCAG aTGTGCCAATGACTGTTCGAAACGGGCCATGTACGTTTCCTTTCGTGTACAATGGGTTAGCCTATACAGAGTGTGCATGTGTAGACGCCCCGGAGTGCTGGTGTGCCGTGTCCCTCACACAGACTAATGAACCAGCAGTGAGTGACTATTGCAAAG ACTTTTTGATTGGGGAAATTCCTACCGTGCCTCCTCCTGCCTACG GTCCTTGCATCAATATTACTAAGGACGGGTGGGCGTGTCACCTCCCCTTCACCTATAATGGACGAAACTACACCCAATGCACCACCGAGGGACGCGACCGCCTCTGGTGCGCCACGCTGCTGGACGAACAAGGCGACATCGTTCAATGGGGATACTGTGCCGACG
- the LOC135095231 gene encoding matrix metalloproteinase-9-like isoform X4, whose product MSCASLWYLLFMLVPEVVDERDCVFPFWWKSKLHNNCTRLDRPDHWCATQINDAGAPVTSGYCKKFLVGPLPAQPTPTMDDDPDLHEDCEVPFYYNKKTFTNCTMEDSKRPWCAVEVDQLRKPIRIKFCRGKEGIVYHGKHVEVLRLSEGVFIPATRKSRGPESNGPITTKNGEACVVPYKFKGKVHMGCYCDGISPCWCPLRISSDYYPLDSDYCADNDTVVPIEHLQVNMSDVPMTVRNGPCTFPFVYNGLAYTECACVDAPECWCAVSLTQTNEPAVSDYCKDFLIGEIPTVPPPAYGPCINITKDGWACHLPFTYNGRNYTQCTTEGRDRLWCATLLDEQGDIVQWGYCADDDLWDDAVGERRQ is encoded by the exons ATGTCTTGTGCCTCATTGTGGTATTTGCTCTTCATGCTTG taCCTGAAGTGGTGGATGAAAGGGACTGCGTGTTTCCATTTTGGTGGAAGAGCAAATTGCACAACAACTGCACACGTCTGGACCGCCCTGACCACTGGTGCGCCACTCAGATCAACGATGCAGGAGCTCCAGTAACCTCTGGCTATTGTAAAA AATTCCTGGTGGGTCCCCTTCCGGCTCAGCCTACTCCAACAATGGATGACG ATCCTGACCTCCACGAAGACTGCGAGGTGCCGTTTTATTACAACAAGAAGACCTTCACCAACTGCACCATGGAGGACTCGAAGCGGCCGTGGTGCGCCGTGGAAGTGGATCAGCTGCGCAAGCCCATAAGAATCAAATTTTGCCGCGGAAAGGAGGGAATTG TGTACCATGGAAAGCATGTTGAGG TATTGCGTCTCTCTGAAGGTGTTTTCATCCCAGCAACCAGAAAATCAAGAGGACCTGAATCAAACG GTCCCATAACCACAAAGAACGGGGAGGCGTGTGTCGTCCCATACAAATTCAAAGGGAAGGTGCACATGGGCTGTTACTGTGATGGGATATCGCCGTGTTGGTGTCCCCTTCGCATCAGCTCCGACTACTACCCACTAGACTCCGACTACTGTGCAG ACAACGACACCGTGGTACCCATCGAGCACCTCCAGGTCAACATGTCAG aTGTGCCAATGACTGTTCGAAACGGGCCATGTACGTTTCCTTTCGTGTACAATGGGTTAGCCTATACAGAGTGTGCATGTGTAGACGCCCCGGAGTGCTGGTGTGCCGTGTCCCTCACACAGACTAATGAACCAGCAGTGAGTGACTATTGCAAAG ACTTTTTGATTGGGGAAATTCCTACCGTGCCTCCTCCTGCCTACG GTCCTTGCATCAATATTACTAAGGACGGGTGGGCGTGTCACCTCCCCTTCACCTATAATGGACGAAACTACACCCAATGCACCACCGAGGGACGCGACCGCCTCTGGTGCGCCACGCTGCTGGACGAACAAGGCGACATCGTTCAATGGGGATACTGTGCCGACG
- the LOC135095201 gene encoding uncharacterized protein LOC135095201 isoform X2 produces MPKVRHFAAMEDSYTEDLKHTHVKRKAVKEESTEELPSKVPRNKLRKRMMELQGYVKEYPTLRTYFDKLQLFLYPYICEPLQRGISQQLWLNDNDEVLDKLLHAFLKDKPSKMSDIVEKICTVTRLQMVKLEDVW; encoded by the exons ATGCCAAAG GTGAGGCATTTTGCAGCCATGGAGGACTCCTACACTGAGGACTTGAAACATACTCATGTCAAGAGGAAAGCTGTGAAGGAAGAGTCAACAGAAGAATTACCATCAAAAGTTCCCCGAAATAAACTTAGG AAAAGGATGATGGAGTTGCAAGGCTATGTTAAGGAATATCCTACCCTTAGAACGTACTTTGATAAGCTGCAGCTATTCTTGTATCCATATATTTGTGAGCCACTGCAGAGAGGAATCTCCCAGCAGTTGTGGCTAAATGACAATGATGAGGTTCTGGATAAGTTGCTGCATGCATTTCTTAAAGATAAACCAAGCAAAATGTCTGATATTGTGGAGAAGATATGTACAGTCACCAGACTACAAATGGTCAAGTTAGAGGATGTATGGTAG
- the LOC135095201 gene encoding uncharacterized protein LOC135095201 isoform X1, producing the protein MPKVRHFAAMEDSYTEDLKHTHVKRKAVKEESTEELPSKVPRNKLRVCDNTLDELPYHGRFMKIDEIFDYLKGSKYVLESIPPGEKNNVFFVVEDSKNALRREKNLPVVYDDGCEVLSNKGNNGTAFVQYIEGKFKFLRIKKKIFYVGTYEQNKTTWKPLKPQPDPESIVRVCRYYSILRGNIKRRVTSVSGKDFKDRALFEYLCMDSGNNTSEFTYKSVEPKSQNKAQKNKPLISEELTEQENSDSEEDVEQETPRNLKEIPNTKKKVQRNMLSKVHDEDLVMLAMLEENPFVQAVISRKDKSPCVILYNDKQFSEMKRNLQFGSVLGIDCTYMFDDCFVTMTVYQNSRALHKETDEPLLYLGPVFLHSDQDFLTYVFFFSHIMGKLEDTELNFEVKLGEDVELSLFKALKHSFPASVQMVNTHHLKDLVSEHLSTINMKLKTHSAIVDKIFGSKGIISSPSSPVFQKRMMELQGYVKEYPTLRTYFDKLQLFLYPYICEPLQRGISQQLWLNDNDEVLDKLLHAFLKDKPSKMSDIVEKICTVTRLQMVKLEDVW; encoded by the exons ATGCCAAAG GTGAGGCATTTTGCAGCCATGGAGGACTCCTACACTGAGGACTTGAAACATACTCATGTCAAGAGGAAAGCTGTGAAGGAAGAGTCAACAGAAGAATTACCATCAAAAGTTCCCCGAAATAAACTTAGGGTATGTGACAACACATTAGATGAACTTCCTTACCATGGAAGATTCATGAAGATTGATGAGATATTTGATTATCTGAAAGGTTCCAAATATGTTCTTGAGTCTATACCACCTGGTGAAAAAAACAATGTATTCTTTGTTGTTGAAGACTCAAAAAATGCtctgaggagagagaaaaatttgcCAGTTGTATATGATGATGGCTGTGAAGTATTAAGTAATAAAGGTAACAATGGTACTGCCTTTGTTCAGTATATTGAGGGAAAATTCAAATTTTtgaggattaaaaagaaaattttctATGTCGGTACATATGAGCAGAATAAGACTACTTGGAAGCCTCTAAAACCACAGCCAGACCCAGAAAGTATAGTCAGAGTGTGTCGCTACTACTCAATATTAAGAGGTAACATCAAGAGGCGTGTCACTTCTGTGTCAGGAAAAGATTTTAAGGACAGAGCATTATTTGAGTACCTTTGTATGGATTCTGGTAATAACACCAGTGAATTTACTTACAAATCAGTAGAACCCAAGTCCCAAAATAAAGCACAGAAGAATAAGCCTTTGATTTCTGAAGAGCTTACTGAGCAAGAGAATAGTGACAGTGAAGAGGATGTTGAACAAGAGACCCCAAGAAACCTGAAAGAAATtcctaacacaaaaaaaaaggtgcaaaGAAACATGTTATCCAAAGTCCATGATGAAGACCTTGTAATGTTAGCTATGCTGGAAGAAAACCCATTTGTGCAGGCCGTTATCAGTAGAAAAGATAAATCCCCATGTGTAATCTTATACAATGACAAGCAGTTTAGTGAGATGAAAAGGAACCTGCAGTTTGGAAGTGTTTTGGGAATAGATTGCACTTATATGTTTGATGATTGTTTTGTCACCATGACTGTTTATCAGAATTCGAGAGCACTTCACAAAGAAACTGATGAGCCGCTTCTGTATCTTGGGCCTGTGTTTCTCCACTCAGATCAGGACTTTTTGacctatgtatttttcttttctcacattatGGGCAAGTTAGAAGATACTGAGCTGAATTTTGAGGTAAAATTAGGGGAGGATGTGGAGTTGTCTTTGTTTAAAGCATTGAAGCATTCTTTTCCAGCATCAGTGCAAATGGTAAACACTCATCATCTGAAGGATCTTGTAAGTGAGCATCTCAGTACCATTAACATGAAGTTAAAAACACATTCAGCAATTGTAGACAAAATATTTGGTTCTAAAGGCATAATCAGTAGCCCTAGTTCCCCTGTGTTTCAGAAAAGGATGATGGAGTTGCAAGGCTATGTTAAGGAATATCCTACCCTTAGAACGTACTTTGATAAGCTGCAGCTATTCTTGTATCCATATATTTGTGAGCCACTGCAGAGAGGAATCTCCCAGCAGTTGTGGCTAAATGACAATGATGAGGTTCTGGATAAGTTGCTGCATGCATTTCTTAAAGATAAACCAAGCAAAATGTCTGATATTGTGGAGAAGATATGTACAGTCACCAGACTACAAATGGTCAAGTTAGAGGATGTATGGTAG